The following are encoded in a window of Nocardioides houyundeii genomic DNA:
- the istB gene encoding IS21-like element helper ATPase IstB, whose product MGAAKKPATGEALKQLTYLASALKAPRITESAARLADHARDSGWTHEEYLAAVLDREVAARNASGAQLRIRAAGFGARKTLEEFDWDAQPGVRQQVAALASGGFLTEARNIVLLGPPGTGKTHLATGLGIAAAHHGHRVLFATATEWITRLTDAHRAGRLPQELTRLRRYGLIIVDEVGYLPFEQDAANLFFQLVSSRYEHASLILTSNLPFSGWGGVFGDQAVAAAMIDRVVHHADVLTLKGASYRLRNRGIDTLPSIRTQDTAD is encoded by the coding sequence ATGGGCGCGGCGAAGAAGCCGGCCACTGGTGAGGCGCTCAAGCAGCTCACCTACCTGGCCAGTGCGTTGAAGGCGCCCCGGATCACCGAGTCCGCTGCCCGGTTGGCCGACCACGCCCGCGACTCCGGGTGGACCCATGAGGAGTACCTGGCCGCAGTCCTGGACCGCGAGGTCGCCGCCCGCAACGCATCCGGGGCCCAGCTGCGGATCCGTGCTGCCGGGTTCGGTGCCCGGAAGACGCTCGAGGAGTTCGACTGGGACGCCCAACCAGGAGTCCGGCAGCAGGTCGCCGCCCTGGCGTCCGGCGGGTTCCTGACCGAGGCCCGCAACATCGTGCTGCTCGGACCGCCCGGCACCGGAAAGACCCACCTAGCCACCGGCCTGGGCATCGCCGCCGCGCACCACGGCCACCGGGTCCTGTTCGCCACCGCCACCGAGTGGATCACCCGACTCACCGACGCCCACCGCGCCGGCCGGCTACCCCAAGAGCTCACCCGGCTACGCCGCTACGGGCTGATCATCGTCGACGAGGTCGGCTACCTGCCCTTCGAACAAGACGCCGCGAACCTGTTCTTCCAGCTCGTGTCCAGTCGCTACGAGCACGCCTCGCTGATCCTCACATCCAACCTGCCCTTCAGCGGCTGGGGCGGCGTCTTCGGCGACCAAGCCGTCGCCGCCGCGATGATCGACCGCGTCGTGCACCACGCCGACGTCCTGACCCTGAAGGGCGCCAGCTACCGACTACGCAACCGCGGCATCGACACCCTGCCCAGCATCAGAACCCAAGACACGGCAGACTAG
- the istA gene encoding IS21 family transposase — protein sequence MISVEDWALIRRLVADGVPQRQVARDLGVGRSTVARAVASDRPPKYERPAVPTSFDPYEARVRQLLKDTPDMPATVLAERVGWTGSITWFRDHVRRLRPEHRPVDPADRLVWAAGDAAQCDLWFPPRKIPLEDGTKVLLPVLVITAAHSRFVLGRMIPTRRTEDLLTATWELVQELGRVPRRLIWDNEPGIGRGKRHAEGVAAFTGTLATSLHRLRPRDPESKGIVERRNQFFETSFMPGRTFASPADFNTQLAEWLTIANARTVRTIKARPVDLVEVDKAAMLPLPPVAPVVGWTNRVRLGRDYYVRLDSSDYSVDPALIGRFVDVTADLRQVQVSHDGRVVARHDRVWARGQTITDPAHVAAAKVLREQYLTPVPATAEPDDPLVRDLADYDRAFGLTHGSDEDVA from the coding sequence GTGATCTCAGTGGAGGATTGGGCTCTGATTCGGCGGCTGGTCGCGGACGGGGTTCCGCAGCGGCAGGTCGCGCGGGATTTGGGGGTCGGACGGTCGACGGTGGCGCGGGCGGTGGCCTCGGATCGGCCACCGAAGTACGAGCGGCCGGCGGTCCCGACGTCGTTCGATCCCTACGAGGCTCGGGTGCGTCAGCTGTTGAAGGACACCCCGGACATGCCGGCCACCGTGCTGGCCGAACGGGTGGGATGGACCGGGTCGATCACCTGGTTCCGTGACCACGTTCGGCGGCTTCGTCCCGAGCATCGGCCGGTCGACCCTGCGGACCGGTTGGTCTGGGCGGCCGGGGATGCGGCGCAGTGCGACTTGTGGTTCCCGCCGAGGAAGATCCCGCTCGAGGACGGCACGAAGGTGTTGTTGCCGGTGCTGGTGATCACCGCCGCGCACTCCCGGTTCGTCCTGGGTCGGATGATCCCTACCCGTCGGACCGAGGACCTGCTGACCGCGACCTGGGAACTGGTGCAGGAGTTGGGGCGGGTGCCGCGACGGTTGATCTGGGACAACGAGCCCGGCATCGGCCGCGGCAAGCGTCACGCCGAAGGGGTCGCGGCGTTCACCGGCACGCTGGCCACCAGCCTGCACCGGCTGCGGCCCCGGGATCCGGAGTCCAAGGGGATCGTGGAGCGACGCAACCAGTTCTTCGAGACCTCCTTCATGCCCGGTCGGACGTTCGCGTCGCCAGCGGACTTCAACACCCAGTTGGCTGAGTGGCTGACGATCGCGAACGCCCGGACGGTCCGCACGATCAAGGCCCGCCCGGTCGATCTGGTCGAGGTCGACAAGGCCGCGATGCTGCCCCTGCCGCCGGTGGCACCGGTGGTGGGCTGGACCAACCGGGTCCGGTTGGGACGCGACTACTACGTGCGCCTGGACTCATCGGACTACTCCGTCGACCCGGCACTGATCGGCCGGTTCGTCGACGTCACCGCTGACCTGCGCCAGGTCCAGGTCAGCCACGATGGGCGGGTCGTGGCACGGCACGACCGGGTCTGGGCACGCGGGCAGACGATCACCGACCCGGCCCATGTCGCGGCCGCAAAGGTCCTGCGCGAGCAGTACCTGACACCCGTCCCTGCCACCGCCGAACCAGACGACCCGCTGGTGCGGGACCTGGCCGACTACGACCGCGCCTTCGGACTCACCCACGGCAGCGATGAGGATGTGGCCTGA
- the cas2e gene encoding type I-E CRISPR-associated endoribonuclease Cas2e: protein MSYATLISSSLPEGMRGALNKWFIEVLPGVYVGTVSKRIRDEVWSAISDWVRDRADPAVYAAMIESAATEQGFEIRTVGTHAYEVVHLHGLQLVSRQHKEASAGFLQDLPDPTW from the coding sequence GTGAGCTACGCAACGCTGATCTCTTCATCCTTGCCGGAGGGCATGCGGGGCGCGCTGAACAAGTGGTTCATCGAGGTCCTGCCCGGGGTGTACGTCGGCACCGTCAGCAAGAGGATCCGTGACGAAGTCTGGTCCGCTATCAGCGACTGGGTGCGGGACAGGGCAGACCCGGCCGTCTACGCAGCGATGATCGAATCAGCCGCCACCGAGCAAGGGTTCGAGATCAGAACCGTCGGAACCCACGCCTACGAGGTAGTACACCTTCACGGCCTCCAGCTAGTGTCCCGGCAGCACAAGGAGGCGTCAGCAGGCTTTCTACAGGACCTTCCCGACCCGACCTGGTGA
- the cas1e gene encoding type I-E CRISPR-associated endonuclease Cas1e: MTTHPALARPNAMILTRISDRLSYLYLDRCRIERDDNGVHAKIEAANPEDMPAGVTSKTTYIPISSLTSIMLGPGTSITQPAAAACAAAGTGVCFVGSGVVRSYGAFLSPYSPTRLLEAQARIFADDDKRTEIAREALLMRFPETGRNMIATASIEQLRGLEGARMKAIYKSLASKHRLAGWRRNTGALGPLDPVNEALNYANTALYGLVNAVVQSLGLSPGLGFVHAGNRQAFVLDIADLYKGRHTIPLCFSLHSSKDPGAEVMAALRKEFRLLRLLPQVVDDIHALLGVETEEDDWSVDALSLWAADGKLVRANTNYGRGLDASDLMP, from the coding sequence ATGACCACTCATCCCGCCCTGGCTCGGCCCAACGCCATGATTCTCACCCGTATCAGCGACCGCCTGAGCTACCTGTACCTCGATCGTTGCCGGATCGAGCGCGACGACAACGGGGTGCACGCCAAGATCGAGGCAGCGAACCCCGAGGACATGCCGGCCGGGGTGACCAGCAAGACGACCTACATCCCCATCTCCTCCCTGACCTCCATCATGCTGGGCCCGGGGACCTCGATCACCCAGCCGGCTGCGGCGGCGTGTGCTGCGGCCGGGACCGGGGTTTGCTTCGTGGGATCCGGCGTCGTGCGCTCGTACGGAGCCTTCCTGTCTCCCTACTCCCCGACGCGACTCCTGGAGGCTCAGGCGCGGATCTTCGCCGACGACGACAAGCGCACCGAGATCGCTCGAGAGGCACTCCTGATGCGATTCCCGGAGACCGGCCGGAACATGATCGCGACAGCCAGCATCGAGCAGCTGCGCGGGCTAGAAGGCGCACGGATGAAGGCCATCTACAAGTCCCTCGCCAGCAAGCATCGCCTAGCCGGGTGGCGCCGCAACACGGGAGCCCTGGGACCGCTCGACCCCGTCAACGAAGCCCTGAATTACGCCAACACCGCGCTCTACGGGCTGGTCAACGCAGTAGTCCAGTCGCTGGGCCTCTCACCCGGTCTGGGATTCGTACACGCCGGCAATCGGCAAGCGTTCGTGCTCGACATCGCTGACCTTTACAAGGGCCGTCACACCATCCCGCTCTGCTTCTCCCTGCATTCCAGCAAGGACCCGGGCGCGGAGGTGATGGCCGCGCTCCGCAAGGAGTTCAGGCTCCTGCGTCTGCTACCGCAGGTCGTCGACGACATCCATGCGCTCCTGGGCGTTGAGACCGAGGAAGACGACTGGTCCGTGGATGCGCTCAGCCTGTGGGCGGCAGACGGGAAGCTGGTTCGAGCGAACACCAACTACGGGCGTGGCCTGGACGCAAGCGACCTGATGCCGTGA
- a CDS encoding type I-E CRISPR-associated protein Cas6/Cse3/CasE, with translation MAVTTPEQVTPEVDRESPVYWTTFPAGSVQADWSDLAAAHRAVMRLFPTTLPGAPVERRATAGILFRVDNIGGVPTVLVQSSVPPESVPIEGRTMTVTGRGWENRNGDLIALRVAVNPIIRGKSQALPGVPKKDVTRGVVPAEGISAWLSAKLAGAVTDLEVVNHYRDTYRFGPKGAKRSLVIDTVDAIATVSDARLLDAVRREGLGRSKAYGCGLITARPAMRD, from the coding sequence ATGGCTGTCACGACACCTGAGCAGGTAACGCCCGAGGTGGACCGGGAGAGCCCTGTCTACTGGACCACTTTCCCGGCGGGCTCCGTGCAGGCGGACTGGTCAGACCTCGCCGCCGCACACCGTGCTGTCATGCGGCTGTTCCCCACCACCCTCCCCGGGGCCCCGGTAGAACGTAGGGCCACCGCCGGCATCCTCTTCCGGGTCGACAACATCGGAGGGGTCCCCACGGTCCTCGTTCAGTCCTCCGTCCCGCCGGAGTCGGTGCCCATCGAGGGGCGGACCATGACCGTCACCGGCCGAGGGTGGGAGAACAGGAACGGGGACCTGATCGCGCTCCGAGTGGCAGTAAACCCGATTATCCGGGGCAAGTCCCAGGCGCTTCCCGGAGTCCCGAAGAAGGACGTCACGCGAGGCGTCGTGCCGGCCGAAGGGATCTCGGCATGGCTCTCAGCGAAGCTGGCCGGCGCAGTGACCGACCTGGAGGTCGTCAACCACTACCGCGATACCTACCGCTTCGGCCCGAAGGGCGCTAAGAGGTCTCTGGTCATCGACACCGTCGACGCGATCGCGACCGTTTCCGATGCACGGCTCCTCGACGCGGTGCGGCGAGAAGGGCTCGGCCGCAGCAAGGCCTACGGGTGCGGCCTGATCACCGCACGCCCGGCGATGAGGGACTGA
- a CDS encoding type I-E CRISPR-associated protein Cas5/CasD, whose product MPSLLLRMAGPVQSYAGYRLLPNNYPVATAPMPRKSAVAGLLGAFVGRRDLHELVTEFDLHVRVDRTNAAAEDLQVLVPLPDAVHAAVDRAEKFRTGTARAHAHHRDRTGAVGPKNTPGTALVNRDFLPHAEFICAITAQAELVERWLAGATDPVYMPYLGRRANAPAFPFVLGVGHGTPVQVLSELPHVPRRGEKEDVSLRLYEVTGDHARHEHRLISHVSPTPASREEQLSWLSRHLSR is encoded by the coding sequence ATGCCTTCGCTCCTGCTGAGGATGGCGGGCCCGGTGCAGTCGTACGCCGGGTACCGCCTCCTCCCCAACAACTACCCGGTCGCGACGGCGCCGATGCCCAGGAAGTCAGCGGTCGCCGGTCTCCTCGGGGCATTCGTGGGCCGCCGCGACCTCCATGAGCTCGTCACGGAGTTCGACCTGCATGTGCGCGTCGACCGGACGAACGCGGCCGCCGAAGACCTCCAGGTCCTCGTCCCGCTGCCGGACGCGGTGCACGCGGCAGTGGACAGGGCCGAGAAGTTCCGGACAGGCACAGCCCGGGCGCACGCCCACCACAGGGACCGCACCGGCGCTGTCGGGCCCAAGAACACACCGGGAACGGCCCTGGTGAACCGGGACTTCCTCCCGCACGCCGAGTTCATCTGCGCCATCACCGCGCAGGCCGAGCTCGTCGAGAGGTGGCTGGCAGGAGCGACCGACCCGGTCTACATGCCCTACCTCGGCCGGCGTGCGAACGCCCCTGCCTTCCCGTTCGTCCTCGGAGTCGGCCACGGGACACCGGTGCAGGTGCTGTCGGAGCTCCCACACGTCCCCCGGCGCGGCGAGAAGGAAGACGTCAGCCTGCGGCTGTACGAGGTGACCGGCGACCACGCCCGCCACGAGCACCGTCTGATCTCCCACGTCTCACCGACCCCGGCATCGCGAGAGGAGCAACTGTCATGGCTGTCACGACACCTGAGCAGGTAA
- a CDS encoding type I-E CRISPR-associated protein Cas7/Cse4/CasC, whose amino-acid sequence MQRGRISAQALKRAARVAFLSDVPEASVRTRDGVGVALKHAVEYAATKGLDFDEKAGRAAIKKVVDGLAKAAKDKDDANAETEDSDVQGDNILFFATSELQTLAVAAVEAQADGATLSSTDCIQDARSASLDVAAFGRMFAAAHDLGTHAAVAVSHSATTHPFALTADYFSAVDDAQDGHGGAGHIGMTYYTSGTYYRTFTIDLAQLRRSWSRFGAEGSRDELSCLVRALITALPSGRVSNSNPHTLPAVVLVEQQRSRCAYDFDEPIEADGRGYKAPTLVALAAKRRSALRFDPNNFGPAVVAGEVGDLDFAAEQVETLDDIVATIVDAVYGA is encoded by the coding sequence ATCCAGCGCGGCCGGATCTCCGCTCAAGCGCTGAAGCGCGCGGCGCGCGTCGCGTTCCTCAGCGACGTCCCCGAGGCGTCGGTGCGCACCCGTGACGGTGTCGGAGTCGCGCTGAAGCACGCGGTCGAGTACGCCGCCACCAAGGGCCTCGACTTCGACGAGAAGGCGGGACGCGCGGCGATCAAGAAGGTCGTCGACGGGCTCGCCAAGGCCGCGAAGGACAAGGACGACGCCAACGCTGAGACCGAGGACAGCGACGTCCAGGGCGACAACATCCTCTTCTTCGCCACCTCCGAGCTCCAGACACTCGCGGTCGCAGCCGTCGAGGCTCAGGCCGACGGCGCGACGCTGTCGTCCACGGACTGCATCCAGGACGCCCGGTCGGCCAGCCTCGACGTCGCCGCCTTCGGCCGCATGTTCGCCGCCGCCCACGACCTGGGAACCCACGCGGCGGTGGCCGTCTCGCACTCTGCGACCACCCACCCCTTCGCGCTGACCGCCGACTACTTCTCAGCCGTCGACGACGCTCAGGACGGGCACGGCGGTGCCGGCCACATAGGCATGACGTACTACACCTCCGGCACCTACTACCGGACCTTCACCATCGACCTTGCGCAGCTGCGTCGGTCCTGGTCCCGGTTCGGTGCCGAGGGTTCCCGCGACGAGCTGTCCTGCCTGGTGCGGGCGCTGATCACGGCCCTTCCGTCGGGTCGGGTCTCCAACTCCAACCCGCACACCCTGCCCGCGGTCGTGCTCGTCGAGCAGCAGCGCAGCCGCTGCGCCTACGACTTCGACGAGCCGATCGAGGCCGACGGCCGCGGCTACAAGGCCCCCACGCTGGTCGCACTGGCCGCGAAGCGGCGCTCCGCGCTCCGCTTCGACCCCAACAACTTCGGTCCCGCCGTCGTGGCCGGGGAGGTCGGCGACCTCGACTTCGCTGCTGAGCAGGTGGAGACACTCGACGACATCGTGGCCACCATCGTCGACGCGGTCTACGGGGCCTGA
- a CDS encoding type I-E CRISPR-associated protein Cse2/CasB, with translation MIENEQDAAPAVAGRPERNLAYRVIGTRDRVSAAGGGRGVLSAIASGIHPMTEASAFPYTEAILSGLSPSQRVGARRAAAMIAVHRDVRATSERSTPIGTTLRSLHAKAHSSWPGDVDGKSVPKRTAMSMSIDSLPLLDVDNASQVISGLVGRCAQHGIPVDFASLATTLTFWGDGLSSKSRSHRAKVVQDFYGLSDRRDHTTPAAAQ, from the coding sequence ATGATCGAGAACGAGCAGGACGCGGCGCCCGCAGTTGCCGGTCGCCCGGAGAGGAACCTGGCATACCGGGTCATCGGCACTCGCGACAGGGTGAGCGCCGCGGGAGGCGGCCGCGGGGTCCTCTCCGCCATCGCCTCCGGCATCCACCCAATGACCGAGGCCAGCGCCTTCCCCTACACCGAAGCCATCCTGTCCGGGCTGAGCCCTTCGCAACGCGTCGGCGCGCGCCGCGCGGCCGCCATGATCGCGGTCCACCGCGACGTCCGAGCGACGAGCGAGAGATCCACCCCCATCGGGACGACGCTGCGCAGCCTGCACGCCAAGGCTCACAGCTCCTGGCCCGGGGACGTCGACGGCAAGAGCGTCCCGAAGCGCACCGCGATGTCCATGTCGATCGACTCCCTACCGCTGCTCGACGTCGACAACGCCTCCCAAGTCATCAGCGGCCTGGTCGGAAGGTGCGCCCAGCACGGGATCCCGGTCGACTTCGCGTCCCTGGCCACCACCTTGACCTTCTGGGGTGACGGGCTCAGCTCCAAGTCGCGGTCGCACCGAGCCAAGGTCGTGCAGGACTTCTACGGCCTCAGTGACCGACGCGACCACACCACACCCGCCGCGGCCCAGTAA